From a single Alkalihalophilus pseudofirmus genomic region:
- a CDS encoding ATP-binding protein, whose protein sequence is MNNQGDLRKERMNQIELSLKKAHDEWTRQDAKRRLLIEQMKKKEQSVLEYKETIETYEKARLLLQQSAEYAREQAKQQIETLVTNALQYVFGPLFSFQIEIEEQGNKAVAEFYVVSDYEGIKVKTKPQDARGGGVVDIVTLALRVALMETIQPKVEGPLLLDEPGKHVSGEYVYYLYEFLKSLSTMFGRQIIMITHNQHLAESGDLAYQVSIQDGISEVIRIDNT, encoded by the coding sequence ATGAATAATCAAGGAGACCTTAGGAAGGAGAGAATGAACCAAATAGAGCTCTCACTGAAAAAGGCCCATGATGAATGGACACGTCAAGATGCAAAGAGGCGTTTACTTATAGAGCAGATGAAGAAGAAAGAACAGTCTGTATTAGAGTATAAAGAAACTATTGAAACGTATGAGAAAGCTAGACTTTTACTTCAGCAATCTGCGGAGTATGCTAGAGAACAAGCCAAACAGCAAATAGAGACGTTAGTGACAAATGCTCTTCAGTATGTATTTGGACCTCTATTTTCTTTTCAAATAGAAATAGAAGAGCAAGGAAATAAAGCAGTAGCTGAATTTTATGTTGTTTCAGATTATGAAGGGATTAAGGTGAAAACGAAACCTCAAGATGCAAGGGGAGGCGGGGTTGTTGATATTGTTACGTTAGCTCTACGCGTAGCACTTATGGAAACAATTCAGCCAAAAGTTGAAGGACCGCTGCTTTTAGATGAGCCAGGGAAACATGTGTCGGGGGAATATGTATATTATTTATATGAATTTTTAAAATCTTTGAGTACGATGTTTGGCAGACAAATCATTATGATCACCCATAATCAGCATTTAGCAGAGTCTGGGGACTTGGCTTATCAAGTATCAATACAGGATGGAATCAGTGAAGTCATCAGGATTGACAACACTTGA
- a CDS encoding AAA family ATPase, with the protein MNNIASLRLENFQSHLDTTIEFSAGLNVLVGQSDSGKTAIIRGVRWVLFNQPRGTDFMRVGADFARVTLTFTHGVTIVRERTSSKNRYIIKEPNKEDLVLEGFGIHVPQEVLDAHGMEPLRVDRDHDLIIHLSQQLDGPFLLEQTSSLRAKTIGRISGAHFLDMAIRDTSKDLSGLNQRVKMEETELEHLTVELEPYQTLDKQRTKLDQAGEKLDKLKQAERKLDNLYELKSALQKLSKEKEETVTQFQLVEQVHLWEEAWNHIKQTHAYAKSLDHKRAEIELVGQSINKCREWIDKTKHISDAQGAWEHIQDKVSQKQELIKLKQRYGQMIEQKNQINRQLAQTDFIQEKDWSILAVIEKKRARVEQLRQLHVLYKQIEKAIETTNDMYRKVQHTKEAEGLREKLEHKLMNYQRLKQLKEQMHEVNTRIIEGNRFMNQKTEEMQRLEREFEEQLMHIGTCPTCGSSLEQGIKNQ; encoded by the coding sequence ATGAATAATATCGCTTCGCTTCGATTAGAAAACTTTCAATCTCATTTAGATACAACCATTGAATTTTCTGCAGGATTAAATGTATTAGTTGGACAGTCTGATAGTGGGAAAACGGCTATAATACGAGGGGTAAGGTGGGTATTGTTTAATCAGCCAAGAGGAACGGATTTTATGAGAGTTGGGGCTGATTTTGCAAGGGTGACGCTTACCTTTACTCATGGGGTAACGATTGTGAGAGAGAGGACAAGCTCAAAAAATCGATACATAATTAAAGAACCAAATAAAGAAGATCTTGTACTAGAGGGCTTTGGTATACATGTTCCACAAGAGGTGCTTGATGCACATGGCATGGAGCCGCTAAGAGTAGATAGAGATCATGATTTAATCATCCACCTTTCTCAACAATTAGATGGTCCTTTTTTATTAGAGCAGACATCTTCTCTGCGTGCAAAAACGATTGGAAGAATTAGTGGGGCGCATTTTCTTGATATGGCTATCAGAGATACGTCAAAAGATCTTTCGGGCCTTAATCAGCGGGTGAAAATGGAAGAAACAGAACTAGAGCACCTTACAGTAGAACTAGAACCATATCAAACTCTTGATAAGCAACGGACAAAGCTTGATCAAGCAGGAGAAAAGTTAGATAAGCTGAAACAAGCCGAACGAAAGCTTGATAATCTCTATGAACTTAAGTCTGCTCTTCAAAAGCTTTCAAAAGAAAAGGAGGAGACTGTTACACAGTTTCAATTAGTAGAACAGGTTCACTTATGGGAGGAAGCCTGGAATCATATAAAACAAACCCATGCCTACGCCAAGTCACTCGATCATAAACGTGCTGAGATTGAACTGGTAGGGCAGTCGATTAATAAGTGCAGAGAATGGATTGATAAAACGAAGCATATTTCGGATGCTCAAGGAGCTTGGGAGCATATACAAGATAAGGTAAGCCAAAAACAAGAGCTAATAAAACTAAAGCAACGTTACGGTCAAATGATTGAACAAAAAAATCAGATTAACCGCCAGCTGGCGCAAACTGATTTTATCCAGGAAAAAGATTGGTCAATTCTTGCTGTCATTGAAAAGAAAAGAGCTAGAGTTGAGCAATTAAGACAACTCCATGTACTGTATAAACAAATTGAGAAAGCAATAGAAACCACGAACGATATGTATAGAAAAGTCCAGCACACGAAGGAAGCAGAGGGGCTCAGAGAAAAATTAGAGCATAAGCTGATGAATTATCAAAGGCTTAAGCAATTAAAGGAACAAATGCATGAGGTGAACACTAGAATCATCGAAGGAAATCGTTTTATGAATCAAAAAACAGAAGAGATGCAAAGGTTAGAACGAGAATTTGAGGAACAATTAATGCATATTGGAACATGCCCGACTTGCGGGAGCAGTTTAGAGCAAGGGATCAAAAATCAATAA
- a CDS encoding metallophosphoesterase family protein, translating to MKFLYITDTHIRGTTPKNRKDSFVETMTAKIKEVITIANREKVDVLLHGGDVFDRPDLSPNVVGQFARLFKEAEMPIFAIAGNHDTYGHNPETISRTMLGLLDSFGLMTVIQPDAPVLIEKNGVKVQISGQPYHYDLDQRDPKLDYYPNNEHEADVMIHLVHSMLVEKALPDGIPHTLIDHIWGTSADIVLTGHFHGGFGLKERDGKYICNPGAMARVNNHWTEISRIPQYVLGTIDSTGAINLTLHPLQTAEKGDDVLDRTYLEKAVHQEEKLHEFVQQVKEQSEFKSLKMGDIIAEIAALSNVEEKVRQEALRRITIIEETWKGGDDE from the coding sequence ATGAAATTTTTATATATAACGGATACCCATATTAGAGGGACGACTCCTAAAAATAGAAAAGATTCATTTGTAGAAACGATGACCGCTAAAATTAAAGAAGTGATAACGATCGCTAACCGTGAGAAGGTAGATGTCCTCCTGCATGGAGGAGATGTATTTGACCGTCCAGATCTTTCTCCCAATGTAGTTGGTCAGTTTGCTCGTCTATTTAAAGAAGCCGAAATGCCTATCTTTGCAATTGCGGGGAATCATGATACATATGGACATAACCCAGAAACAATCTCACGAACAATGCTTGGGCTCTTAGATTCCTTTGGATTAATGACTGTCATCCAGCCTGACGCGCCTGTATTAATAGAAAAGAACGGTGTGAAGGTGCAAATCTCCGGTCAACCATATCATTATGATCTTGACCAACGTGATCCTAAGCTTGATTATTATCCTAATAATGAGCACGAGGCAGACGTCATGATTCACTTAGTACACAGTATGTTAGTAGAAAAAGCATTGCCAGATGGAATTCCCCACACATTAATTGATCATATATGGGGAACGAGTGCTGATATCGTATTAACAGGCCATTTTCATGGAGGCTTTGGGCTTAAAGAACGTGATGGTAAATATATATGTAATCCTGGTGCGATGGCAAGGGTAAATAACCACTGGACCGAAATTAGCAGAATTCCCCAATATGTTCTAGGTACGATTGATTCAACTGGCGCAATCAACCTTACGCTGCATCCATTACAAACGGCTGAAAAAGGGGACGACGTCCTTGATCGCACCTACTTAGAAAAAGCTGTGCACCAAGAAGAAAAATTACATGAGTTTGTACAGCAAGTAAAAGAACAATCAGAGTTTAAGTCGCTAAAAATGGGAGATATTATAGCTGAAATTGCTGCTTTATCAAATGTTGAAGAAAAAGTTCGTCAAGAAGCTTTACGAAGGATTACGATCATAGAGGAGACCTGGAAGGGGGGAGACGATGAATAA
- the recA gene encoding recombinase RecA has product MGDRKAALDMALRQIEKQFGKGSIMKLGEQVDQRVSTVSSGALALDIALGVGGYPRGRIIEVYGPESSGKTTVALHAIAEIQRNGGQAAFIDAEHALDPVYAQKLGVNIDELLLSQPDTGEQALEIAEALVRSGAVDMIVIDSVAALVPKAEIEGDMGDSHVGLQARLMSQALRKLSGAINKSKTIAVFINQIREKVGVMFGNPETTPGGRALKFYSSVRLEVRRAETLKQGNDMVGNKTKIKVVKNKVAPPFRQAEVDIMYGEGISREGSILDIAADLDIVLKSGAWYSFKEERLGQGRENSKQYLKENPDVASEIETLIRDHHGLNGEIKVDPATDEEFEDVPLDLK; this is encoded by the coding sequence ATGGGTGATCGTAAAGCAGCTCTTGATATGGCGCTTCGCCAAATCGAAAAGCAATTTGGTAAAGGTTCAATTATGAAATTAGGAGAGCAAGTCGATCAACGTGTATCAACTGTATCCAGTGGTGCGCTGGCACTTGATATTGCACTAGGAGTAGGCGGGTATCCTCGCGGCCGTATTATTGAAGTGTACGGACCAGAATCATCTGGTAAAACGACGGTTGCTTTGCATGCAATTGCTGAAATTCAGCGTAACGGCGGCCAAGCGGCATTTATTGATGCAGAGCATGCGCTTGATCCGGTTTATGCTCAGAAACTTGGAGTCAATATTGATGAATTGCTATTATCACAGCCGGACACAGGTGAGCAAGCTCTTGAAATTGCAGAAGCATTAGTGCGCAGCGGAGCAGTTGATATGATCGTCATAGATAGTGTGGCGGCTCTTGTGCCAAAAGCAGAAATCGAAGGGGATATGGGAGACAGCCACGTTGGTCTGCAGGCTAGACTTATGTCTCAAGCTCTTCGTAAATTATCAGGAGCAATTAATAAGTCGAAGACGATTGCTGTATTTATTAACCAGATCCGTGAAAAAGTAGGGGTTATGTTTGGGAACCCAGAAACAACACCAGGAGGCCGTGCACTGAAGTTCTATTCTTCTGTCCGCCTTGAGGTGCGCCGTGCAGAAACGTTGAAGCAGGGTAACGATATGGTCGGTAATAAAACGAAGATTAAAGTAGTTAAAAATAAAGTAGCGCCACCATTTAGACAAGCAGAAGTAGATATTATGTACGGAGAAGGGATCTCACGCGAAGGTTCTATCTTAGACATTGCTGCAGATCTTGATATTGTTCTAAAAAGCGGAGCATGGTATTCTTTTAAAGAGGAGCGTCTTGGTCAAGGCCGGGAAAATTCTAAGCAATATTTAAAAGAAAACCCTGATGTTGCTTCTGAAATTGAAACGCTTATTCGTGATCATCACGGGTTAAACGGAGAAATAAAAGTAGACCCAGCTACTGATGAAGAATTTGAAGATGTACCATTAGACTTAAAGTAA
- a CDS encoding DEAD/DEAH box helicase → MTYFSDFQISEPIKRAIKDMGFEEPSPIQEKAIPVILEGGDVIGQAQTGTGKTAAFGIPVIDKVTEERYVQALILTPTRELAIQVSGELQKLSAHKRIRTMPIYGGQSIGHQIKALKQGVQVVIGTPGRILDHIRRKTLQLNKVHTIVLDEADEMLDMGFVDDIESILREVKGARQTLLFSATMPPAIKKLSRRYMTTPKTVTINKGEVTAPSIDQLYYKVLERNKIDSLCRIIDSEEVDLGILFCRTKKGVAELTEALQARGYLADGLHGDLTQSQRDAVMKKFRDSSIEFLIATDVAARGIDVDNVTHVINYDIPQDPESYVHRIGRTGRAGRKGLALTLVTPREMKHLRSIEQEIKMAIPSQDVPTIEDVVEKQQSSWKKLVHDTIDTGGKEFELFKPLVQEVLADHSPEDVVAALLKMNFSNDSAAEEAGYNFGETGGAKGMVRFFINVGRNVNMSPKILIEEISELVGIPGKAIGRIDIFENFTFVEVPEDVAPFVYEALRYSRINGARVNLEPAKPRPKRDNRTPRPTKARSS, encoded by the coding sequence ATGACATATTTTAGTGATTTTCAGATTTCAGAACCAATTAAACGCGCTATTAAGGACATGGGTTTTGAAGAACCATCTCCTATTCAAGAAAAAGCTATTCCAGTCATTCTTGAAGGCGGAGATGTTATCGGACAAGCACAGACAGGAACGGGAAAAACAGCCGCATTTGGTATTCCTGTTATTGATAAAGTGACCGAAGAGCGCTATGTTCAAGCATTGATTCTAACTCCAACAAGAGAGCTCGCCATTCAAGTATCAGGGGAATTGCAAAAACTATCTGCTCATAAACGAATTCGAACAATGCCTATATATGGCGGACAATCGATCGGCCATCAGATTAAAGCATTAAAACAAGGCGTGCAAGTTGTGATCGGAACACCAGGAAGAATTCTTGATCATATCCGCCGGAAAACGCTGCAATTAAATAAAGTTCACACGATTGTGTTAGATGAAGCGGATGAAATGCTTGATATGGGATTTGTTGATGATATTGAGTCGATTTTGCGAGAAGTAAAAGGAGCAAGACAGACGCTTTTATTCTCAGCAACTATGCCTCCTGCCATCAAAAAGCTTTCTCGCCGTTATATGACGACGCCAAAAACCGTGACGATTAATAAGGGGGAAGTTACTGCCCCTTCTATCGATCAACTTTACTATAAAGTGCTTGAACGTAATAAGATTGATTCCCTTTGTCGTATTATTGATAGTGAAGAAGTGGATCTTGGTATTTTATTTTGCCGTACCAAAAAAGGGGTTGCTGAATTAACAGAAGCCCTTCAAGCAAGAGGATACTTAGCTGATGGGCTTCATGGTGACTTAACACAATCGCAGCGCGATGCGGTGATGAAGAAGTTTAGGGATTCATCGATAGAATTTCTAATTGCAACGGATGTAGCTGCTCGTGGTATTGATGTGGATAATGTAACTCATGTGATTAACTATGATATCCCGCAAGACCCGGAAAGTTATGTTCATCGAATTGGCCGTACCGGGCGAGCTGGACGTAAGGGGCTGGCTCTTACACTTGTTACCCCGCGTGAAATGAAGCATCTTCGCTCAATTGAACAGGAAATAAAAATGGCTATCCCTTCACAAGATGTGCCGACGATTGAAGATGTGGTAGAAAAGCAGCAAAGTTCATGGAAGAAGCTTGTTCATGATACAATTGATACAGGTGGAAAGGAATTTGAATTATTTAAACCGCTTGTACAAGAAGTGTTAGCTGACCACAGTCCTGAGGATGTAGTGGCTGCCCTATTAAAAATGAATTTCTCAAATGATTCTGCAGCTGAGGAAGCAGGATACAATTTTGGCGAGACTGGCGGAGCTAAGGGAATGGTGCGTTTCTTTATTAATGTCGGCCGTAATGTGAATATGAGTCCTAAAATTCTAATTGAAGAAATTTCTGAACTCGTTGGTATTCCTGGAAAAGCCATTGGCCGTATTGATATTTTCGAGAACTTTACTTTTGTTGAAGTGCCTGAAGATGTAGCGCCATTTGTTTATGAAGCCCTGCGTTATTCAAGAATTAATGGGGCTCGTGTAAACCTTGAACCAGCTAAACCGCGTCCAAAACGCGACAATCGCACACCACGCCCTACGAAAGCTCGTTCTTCTTAA
- a CDS encoding competence/damage-inducible protein A, which translates to MKAEIIAVGSELLLGQIVNSNAAFLSVELAQHGIDVFYHVVVGDNEERLTDVLNQASKRSDLVILTGGLGPTKDDLTKETVAEICGKDLVYHQQSLDAITSFFEKRGQVMTENNKKQALVIEDSHVLVNHNGMAPGMVLETDQCKFVLLPGPPKEMQPMVVSELRPLLEKDNVTQEKITSRVLRFFGIGESKLAAMIDDLLVNQTNPTIAPLASEGEVTLRLTVKHYDPNVSVQLLDQVEKDILSRVGEYFYGYGETTLMEVVSKQLKKHKYYIAAAESLTGGLFSSALTSISGASEIFHGSIISYATKVKENNLGVPNKIIAENGVVSAECAVEMAKAVKLKLQSDIGISFTGVAGPGTQDGRKPGEVYVGICGPNNEVAVHKLKLSGNREAIRQRTINYGCFYLLNELKRWNIE; encoded by the coding sequence ATGAAAGCGGAAATTATTGCCGTTGGTTCCGAATTATTACTTGGCCAGATCGTGAACTCAAATGCTGCTTTCTTATCCGTGGAACTAGCTCAGCATGGAATTGATGTATTTTATCATGTTGTGGTTGGTGATAACGAAGAACGGTTGACTGACGTTCTCAACCAAGCTTCTAAGAGATCTGATTTGGTTATATTAACTGGCGGGCTAGGTCCCACTAAAGATGACTTAACGAAAGAAACCGTTGCTGAGATCTGCGGGAAAGATCTTGTGTATCACCAACAATCGTTAGATGCTATTACTTCTTTCTTTGAAAAAAGAGGGCAGGTCATGACGGAAAATAACAAAAAACAGGCGCTTGTCATTGAAGACAGCCATGTATTGGTTAATCATAATGGAATGGCGCCTGGAATGGTTTTGGAGACCGATCAATGTAAGTTTGTCTTGCTGCCCGGCCCTCCAAAAGAAATGCAGCCAATGGTGGTGTCTGAATTAAGACCGCTGCTTGAGAAAGACAATGTGACACAGGAGAAAATTACATCCCGAGTCCTCAGGTTTTTTGGGATAGGCGAATCCAAATTAGCAGCAATGATTGATGATTTGCTTGTCAACCAAACCAACCCTACGATTGCACCTCTTGCTAGCGAGGGTGAGGTTACTTTGCGGCTGACAGTCAAACATTATGACCCAAACGTAAGTGTCCAGCTTCTTGATCAAGTAGAAAAAGACATCCTTTCTCGTGTCGGAGAATATTTTTATGGGTACGGTGAGACAACGTTAATGGAAGTCGTATCTAAGCAGCTTAAAAAACATAAGTACTATATTGCGGCTGCAGAAAGTTTAACGGGAGGCCTTTTCTCAAGTGCACTCACTTCCATTTCAGGAGCCTCTGAAATTTTTCATGGAAGTATTATTTCTTACGCAACAAAAGTGAAGGAAAATAATTTAGGTGTACCGAATAAAATTATTGCTGAAAACGGAGTGGTAAGTGCAGAATGTGCCGTGGAAATGGCTAAAGCTGTTAAACTGAAGCTTCAATCAGATATTGGGATCAGTTTCACAGGCGTTGCTGGACCTGGTACACAAGATGGTAGAAAGCCTGGAGAAGTTTATGTCGGAATATGCGGCCCGAACAATGAGGTGGCCGTACATAAGTTAAAACTAAGCGGCAACAGAGAAGCCATTCGTCAGAGGACGATAAACTATGGTTGTTTTTATTTGTTGAACGAACTGAAAAGGTGGAATATAGAATAA
- the pgsA gene encoding CDP-diacylglycerol--glycerol-3-phosphate 3-phosphatidyltransferase: MNLPNKITISRICLIPIFMVFLLAPLPMGQWEWLGVEIPVAHFIAALLFIFAAATDWLDGYYARKLNLVTNFGKFLDPLADKLLITAALIGLVELGALPAWMAVVIISREFAVTGIRLVAAADGQVIAASNLGKWKTVWQIIGISALMLYNLPFEALSIPFAMISIWIATILTLLSGIDYFMKNRHVILKSK, translated from the coding sequence GTGAATTTACCTAATAAAATTACGATTTCAAGAATTTGTTTAATACCGATTTTTATGGTGTTTCTGCTTGCACCGCTGCCAATGGGACAGTGGGAATGGTTAGGCGTTGAGATACCTGTGGCTCATTTTATTGCAGCATTGCTTTTTATATTTGCTGCGGCAACAGATTGGTTAGACGGGTATTATGCTAGAAAGTTAAACCTTGTAACCAATTTTGGCAAGTTTCTAGACCCGCTAGCAGATAAATTATTAATTACTGCTGCTCTCATAGGCCTGGTAGAACTTGGTGCTCTTCCTGCTTGGATGGCTGTTGTTATTATCAGCCGTGAGTTTGCAGTGACAGGTATCAGGCTTGTCGCTGCTGCAGATGGTCAAGTAATTGCAGCCAGCAATTTAGGTAAATGGAAAACAGTGTGGCAGATTATCGGTATCTCTGCTCTTATGCTGTATAACCTGCCGTTTGAAGCATTATCTATCCCTTTTGCAATGATTTCAATTTGGATTGCTACGATCTTAACGCTGCTTTCTGGAATTGATTATTTCATGAAGAATCGTCATGTTATTTTAAAATCTAAGTAA